In Pyrus communis chromosome 8, drPyrComm1.1, whole genome shotgun sequence, one genomic interval encodes:
- the LOC137743896 gene encoding glutaredoxin-C11-like: MESVRQLASEKAAVIFTKSSCCICHSVKTLFYELGASPAIHELDRYTNGRDMEWALRNLGCNPALPAVFIGGKYVGSSKDIISYHVDGSLKQMLKDAKAIWF, from the coding sequence ATGGAGAGTGTGAGACAGTTGGCTTCAGAGAAGGCCGCTGTGATCTTCACAAAGAGCTCCTGCTGCATATGCCACAGCGTGAAGACACTTTTCTACGAGCTCGGAGCAAGCCCGGCGATTCATGAGCTCGACCGGTACACCAATGGGAGGGACATGGAGTGGGCATTGAGGAACCTCGGCTGCAATCCTGCTCTCCCTGCTGTGTTCATAGGTGGGAAATATGTCGGCTCGTCGAAAGATATCATATCCTACCATGTCGATGGATCTCTAAAACAAATGCTCAAAGATGCAAAAGCCATCTGGTTCTAG
- the LOC137742670 gene encoding OVARIAN TUMOR DOMAIN-containing deubiquitinating enzyme 5, with amino-acid sequence MEDAQEVSDTMSDKASENTQETRDEMLSRHRKEISKLQDKETGMKKAAAKGSKAEQKTKKKQVEEEITQLSANLKEKQAAELASLGYSASNGNEKNKLDTLVKAIAGVSVTSQPEHAKPSKSSKRREKRAQQDAAREQRIQEEQSNLVSDRVIEDEKLEKKLEPFGLTIKEIKPDGHCLYRAIQDQLAHLSGGSSPYTYQQLREMVAAYMRKHASDFLPFFLSENPADGDSDDSLAARFENYCKEVESTAAWGGQLELGALTHCLKKPIKIYSGSFPDVEMGKEYKSDSATGSSDSRIMLSYHKHAFGLGEHYNSVVPI; translated from the exons ATGGAGGATGCACAAGAAGTATCTGATACAATGTCAGACAAAGCTTCTGAGAATACGCAGGAAACTCGCGATGAAATGCTTTCTAGGCACAG GAAAGAGATATCAAAACTTCAGGACAAGGAAACTGGAATGAAAAAGGCAGCTGCCAAAGGGAGCAAGGCTGAacaaaaaactaagaaaaagcAGGTGGAGGAAGAGATTACTCAGCTTTCTGCTAATCTCAAAGAAAAACAGGCCGCAGAACTTGCTTCCTTAGGCTATAGCGCTAGTAACGGAAATGAGAAGAACAAACTCGACACTTTAGTCAAGGCTATAGCTGGTGTTTCTGTCACCAGTCAACCTGAACATGCAAAGCCCAGCAAGAGTTCAAAGAGGCGAGAAAAGAGGGCTCAGCAAGATGCAGCTAGGgagcaaagaattcaagaagaGCAGAGCAACCTAGTAAGTGATCGAGTGATTGAGGATGAGAAACTAGAGAAAAAGCTCGAACCCTTTGGCTTGACCATTAAAGAAATAAAGCCCGATGGACATTGCCTCTACCGAGCTATCCAGGATCAGCTGGCCCACCTTTCAGGAGGTTCATCACCTTACACGTACCAACAGCTTCGAGAAATGGTGGCTGCTTATATGAGGAAGCATGCATCTgattttctcccatttttctTATCGGAGAATCCGGCAGATGGAGATTCTGATGATTCACTTGCAGCGAGGTTTGAGAACTACTGTAAAGAAGTGGAGTCAACAGCAGCATGGGGGGGACAGCTAGAGCTTGGTGCCTTAACTCACTGCCTCAAAAAGCCTATCAAGATATACTCAGGATCCTTCCCTGATGTGGAGATGGGCAAGGAGTACAAATCCGATAGCGCGACTGGTTCTTCCGATTCGCGGATTATGTTGTCATACCATAAGCATGCATTTGGGCTTGGTGAGCACTATAATTCTGTAGTTCCAATATGA
- the LOC137741402 gene encoding monothiol glutaredoxin-S6-like: MDTVARLVDEKPLVIFSKSSCCMSHSTKSFLRGFGANPTIYELDQMPNGQQIERALLQLGCRPSVPAVFIGQQFVGGNNTVMGLHVQNRLVPLLMRAKAIWIWNDQ, from the coding sequence ATGGACACGGTGGCGAGATTGGTGGATGAGAAGCCATTGGTGATCTTCAGCAAGAGTTCTTGTTGCATGAGTCACTCTACAAAGTCATTCCTACGTGGGTTCGGAGCAAACCCTACAATTTACGAGTTGGATCAAATGCCTAACGGGCAGCAGATCGAAAGGGCACTGCTGCAGCTCGGTTGTCGACCAAGTGTACCTGCTGTGTTCATAGGGCAGCAGTTCGTGGGCGGTAATAATACGGTCATGGGTCTCCATGTACAGAATCGGCTAGTCCCTCTGCTCATGAGAGCTAAAGCTATTTGGATTTGGAACGACCAGTAG
- the LOC137741362 gene encoding monothiol glutaredoxin-S6-like, translating to MDTITSIVAEKPVVIFSKSSCCMSHTIKSLISSYGANPTVYELDEMPNGQAIESALVQQLKCQPSVPAIFIGQQFVGGADRVMSLQVRNQLVPMLIRSNAIWVWTTT from the coding sequence ATGGACACGATAACAAGCATTGTGGCTGAAAAGCCGGTGGTGATCTTCAGCAAGAGCTCTTGTTGCATGAGCCACACCATCAAGTCACTCATATCGAGCTATGGGGCAAACCCAACAGTGTACGAGCTAGATGAAATGCCAAATGGGCAGGCTATTGAAAGTGCACTAGTTCAGCAGCTCAAGTGCCAACCAAGTGTGCCGGCCATTTTCATAGGGCAACAGTTCGTAGGTGGAGCAGACCGGGTCATGAGCCTCCAAGTCAGAAACCAGCTTGTCCCAATGCTCATAAGGTCCAATGCTATTTGGGTTTGGACAACAACCTGA